A genomic window from Paucibacter sp. KCTC 42545 includes:
- a CDS encoding ribonucleoside-diphosphate reductase subunit alpha: protein MQTHVDQAVSDGDRHAAAVSHGQGQASAYLAYHILRRNGAVVSFEPSKIAVALMKAFLAVHGTTGAASASVRETVDGLTEAVVRALVRSRPSGGTFHIEDVQDQVELGLMRGGHHEVARAYVLYRERRFQERARQVEQMAPVAAAALTVIDRGQRVPLDLAHLQSLIVSACAGLGADVKPEPILAETKRNLYDGVPIDEVYKASILAARTLIEKDPSYSRATARLLLHTIRREVIGGEITQEQMHTRYAEYFPGYIKKGIKAELLDEKLGQYDLARLGAALKADRDLQFDYLGLQTLYDRYFQHIDDQRIEMPQAFFMRVAMGLALNEIDRETRAIEFYEVLSSFDFMSSTPTLFNSGTRRSQLSSCYLTTVADDLDGIYEALKENALLSKFAGGLGNDWTPVRALGSHIKGTNGKSQGVVPFLKVVNDTAVAVNQGGKRKGAVCAYLESWHLDIEEFLELRKNTGDDRRRTHDMNTANWIPDLFMRRVMDGGDWTLFSPSNTPDLHDLFGAAFEKAYVEYEAKADRGEIKLFKRLPAKDLWRKMLSMLFETGHPWITFKDACNVRSPQQHVGVVHSSNLCTEITLNTNDSEIAVCNLGSVNLVQHLKDGGVDHDKLRKTISTAMRMLDNVIDINYYAVKKARDSNLRHRPVGLGLMGFQDALYALRTPYASDAAVEFADRSMEAICYYAYEASTELAAERGRYSSYPGSLWDQGILPIDSLDLLAEARGGYVEVDRSTSMDWAALRAKIKAHGMRNSNCVAIAPTATISNIIGVDASIEPCFGNLSVKSNLSGEFTIINESLVRDLKKLGLWDDVMVMDLKHFDGSLRRIDRVPEELKALYATAFEVETQWLVEAAARRQKWIDQAQSLNIYMAGASGKKLDETYKLAWLRGLKTTYYLRTMSASSAEKSTVTKSGQLNAVSSGAAAPILSAPAPAAPVEEELPATDMKFCSIDNPDCEACQ, encoded by the coding sequence ATGCAAACTCATGTTGATCAAGCAGTGTCAGACGGCGATCGCCACGCAGCCGCAGTGAGTCATGGCCAGGGCCAGGCCTCGGCCTATCTGGCGTATCACATCCTGCGCCGCAATGGTGCTGTGGTGTCGTTTGAGCCTAGCAAGATCGCCGTGGCCTTGATGAAGGCATTCCTGGCCGTGCATGGCACGACCGGTGCGGCCTCGGCCAGCGTACGCGAGACGGTGGACGGCCTGACCGAAGCGGTCGTGCGCGCCCTGGTGCGTTCGCGCCCCAGCGGTGGCACCTTCCACATCGAAGACGTGCAAGACCAGGTTGAACTGGGCTTGATGCGCGGTGGCCACCACGAAGTGGCTCGTGCCTACGTCTTGTACCGCGAGCGCCGCTTCCAAGAGCGTGCCCGCCAAGTGGAGCAAATGGCCCCGGTGGCTGCTGCTGCACTGACCGTGATCGACCGTGGCCAGCGCGTGCCGCTGGATCTGGCGCATCTGCAAAGCCTGATCGTGTCGGCATGTGCCGGCCTGGGCGCCGATGTGAAGCCTGAGCCCATCCTGGCTGAAACCAAGCGCAATCTGTACGACGGCGTGCCGATCGACGAGGTCTACAAGGCTTCCATCCTGGCTGCGCGTACCCTGATCGAGAAGGATCCGTCCTACAGCCGCGCCACTGCGCGCCTGCTGCTGCACACCATCCGCCGTGAGGTGATTGGTGGCGAGATCACGCAAGAGCAGATGCACACCCGCTATGCCGAGTACTTCCCCGGCTATATCAAGAAGGGCATCAAGGCCGAGTTGCTGGACGAGAAGCTGGGTCAGTACGACCTGGCCCGCCTGGGCGCCGCGCTGAAGGCTGACCGTGACCTGCAGTTTGACTACCTGGGTCTGCAGACTCTGTATGACCGCTACTTCCAGCACATCGACGACCAGCGCATCGAAATGCCGCAGGCCTTCTTCATGCGCGTGGCCATGGGCCTGGCGCTGAACGAAATCGACCGCGAAACCCGCGCCATCGAGTTCTATGAAGTGCTGTCGAGCTTCGACTTCATGTCCAGCACGCCGACGCTGTTCAACTCCGGCACACGTCGCTCGCAACTGTCGAGCTGCTACCTGACCACCGTGGCCGATGATCTGGACGGCATCTACGAGGCGCTGAAAGAGAACGCCTTGCTGAGCAAGTTCGCCGGCGGCCTGGGCAATGACTGGACACCCGTTCGTGCCCTGGGCTCGCACATCAAGGGCACCAACGGCAAGTCGCAAGGCGTTGTGCCTTTCCTGAAGGTGGTCAACGACACGGCCGTGGCGGTGAACCAGGGCGGCAAGCGCAAGGGCGCCGTCTGCGCCTACTTGGAATCTTGGCACCTGGACATCGAAGAATTCCTGGAACTGCGCAAGAACACCGGCGACGACCGCCGCCGCACCCACGACATGAACACCGCGAACTGGATCCCCGATCTGTTCATGCGCCGTGTCATGGATGGTGGCGACTGGACCCTGTTCAGCCCCTCCAACACGCCTGACCTGCACGACCTGTTCGGCGCCGCCTTCGAGAAGGCTTATGTCGAGTACGAGGCCAAGGCCGACCGTGGCGAGATCAAGCTGTTCAAGCGCCTGCCGGCCAAGGACCTGTGGCGCAAGATGCTCTCGATGCTGTTCGAGACCGGCCATCCCTGGATCACTTTCAAGGACGCTTGCAATGTGCGCTCGCCCCAGCAGCACGTGGGCGTGGTCCACTCCAGCAATCTGTGCACCGAGATCACACTGAATACCAATGACAGCGAAATCGCCGTCTGCAATCTGGGTTCGGTCAATCTGGTCCAGCATTTGAAGGACGGTGGCGTTGACCACGACAAGCTGCGCAAGACGATCTCGACCGCCATGCGCATGTTGGACAACGTCATCGACATCAACTACTACGCCGTCAAGAAGGCGCGTGACTCGAACCTGCGCCACCGCCCGGTGGGCCTGGGCCTGATGGGCTTCCAGGACGCGCTGTACGCGCTGCGCACGCCTTACGCCTCCGACGCTGCGGTGGAGTTCGCAGACCGCTCGATGGAAGCCATCTGCTACTACGCTTATGAAGCGTCGACCGAGCTGGCAGCTGAGCGTGGCCGTTACTCCAGCTACCCAGGTTCGCTGTGGGATCAAGGCATCTTGCCGATCGACTCTCTGGACCTGCTGGCCGAGGCCCGTGGCGGCTATGTGGAAGTGGACCGCAGCACCAGCATGGACTGGGCAGCGCTGCGCGCCAAGATCAAAGCGCACGGCATGCGTAACAGCAACTGCGTGGCGATTGCGCCGACCGCGACCATCTCCAACATCATCGGCGTGGACGCTTCGATCGAGCCTTGCTTCGGCAACCTCTCGGTCAAGTCCAATCTGTCCGGCGAGTTCACCATCATCAATGAATCCTTGGTGCGAGACCTGAAGAAGCTGGGCCTGTGGGATGACGTGATGGTCATGGACCTGAAGCACTTCGACGGTTCGCTGCGTCGCATCGACCGCGTGCCTGAAGAGCTCAAGGCTCTGTACGCCACCGCCTTCGAAGTGGAAACGCAGTGGTTGGTGGAAGCCGCCGCGCGCCGCCAGAAGTGGATCGACCAGGCTCAGTCCCTGAACATCTATATGGCCGGTGCCTCGGGCAAGAAGCTCGATGAAACCTACAAGCTGGCTTGGCTGCGTGGTCTGAAGACGACCTACTACCTCCGCACCATGAGCGCTTCGTCGGCCGAGAAGAGCACCGTCACCAAGTCGGGTCAACTCAACGCCGTTTCGTCCGGCGCGGCTGCCCCGATCTTGTCGGCGCCGGCACCTGCCGCACCGGTGGAAGAGGAGCTGCCCGCCACCGACATGAAGTTCTGCTCGATTGACAACCCGGACTGCGAGGCCTGCCAGTAA
- a CDS encoding sigma-54-dependent transcriptional regulator, whose translation MSTANPIFSLLVVDDEPDLRTLYELTLLREGYEMETAGTVSDALRHLQARSFSAVITDMRLPDGSGLDILQWLEAQGRQEKALVITAFGSAENAVEALKAGAYDYLTKPVDLRQFRLVVASALGRMPATAATVQTSQLPSQQALNASEAATAAIAAKAAAPNKPAALAPTQASFAAPARPQAMPAQTAAAAALSRLAGQSAAMQEVRALIDKVARSMAPVLVQGESGTGKELVARAIHDSGPRARQRFVAVNCGAIPEQLLEAEFFGYRKGAFTGANEDREGFFQTADGGTLFLDEIGDLPLAMQSKLLRCIQERSVRPVGAVVETPVNVRILSATHKDLGSEVTAGRFRQDLFYRLNVIQLRVPPLRERIEDIPLIADKVLSRIAADAGVSPTPRLTPAALAQLTRYAFPGNVRELENLLHRALAMSGGEWIDAPDLGLPESMLDEVEPLDAGDALPPASALREKAAGLPSLAPGDIPADLAVYLDEVEREILLRALERHRFNRTAAGASLGLSLRQIRYRMARLGITEGEGG comes from the coding sequence ATGAGCACAGCGAACCCGATCTTTAGCCTGCTGGTGGTGGACGATGAGCCCGATCTGCGCACGCTCTACGAGCTGACCCTGCTGCGCGAAGGCTATGAAATGGAGACGGCCGGCACCGTCAGCGATGCCTTGCGGCATTTGCAGGCGCGCAGCTTCAGCGCCGTCATCACCGATATGCGCCTGCCCGATGGCAGCGGGCTGGACATCTTGCAATGGCTGGAGGCTCAAGGCCGGCAAGAAAAGGCTCTGGTGATCACCGCCTTTGGCTCGGCCGAAAACGCGGTTGAGGCGCTCAAGGCCGGGGCTTATGACTACCTGACCAAGCCGGTGGACCTGCGCCAGTTCCGCCTGGTGGTGGCCTCGGCCCTGGGCCGTATGCCGGCCACGGCCGCGACCGTGCAAACCTCGCAACTGCCCAGCCAGCAGGCTTTGAATGCCAGCGAGGCGGCCACCGCCGCAATTGCCGCCAAGGCCGCCGCACCCAACAAGCCTGCCGCGCTTGCGCCTACGCAGGCCTCATTCGCTGCGCCAGCCAGGCCGCAAGCCATGCCCGCGCAGACAGCCGCCGCGGCGGCCTTGTCGCGCTTGGCCGGTCAGTCCGCCGCCATGCAAGAGGTGCGAGCCTTGATCGACAAAGTGGCCCGCAGCATGGCGCCGGTGCTGGTGCAGGGCGAGTCCGGCACCGGCAAGGAATTGGTGGCGCGCGCCATTCACGACAGCGGCCCGCGCGCGCGTCAGCGCTTTGTGGCCGTCAATTGCGGCGCCATCCCTGAGCAACTGCTGGAAGCTGAGTTCTTCGGCTACCGCAAGGGCGCTTTCACCGGCGCCAACGAAGACCGCGAGGGCTTTTTCCAGACGGCCGATGGCGGCACTTTGTTCTTGGATGAAATCGGCGATCTGCCGCTGGCCATGCAGAGCAAACTGCTGCGCTGCATTCAGGAGCGCTCGGTGCGACCGGTAGGGGCGGTGGTGGAAACGCCGGTGAATGTGCGCATCCTCAGTGCCACCCACAAAGACCTGGGCAGCGAGGTGACGGCGGGGCGCTTCCGCCAGGATTTGTTCTACCGACTCAACGTCATCCAACTGCGCGTACCGCCACTGCGTGAGCGCATCGAAGACATCCCGCTGATTGCCGACAAGGTGCTGAGCCGCATCGCGGCCGATGCTGGCGTGTCACCCACGCCGCGCCTGACCCCGGCGGCGCTGGCCCAGCTGACCCGCTATGCCTTCCCCGGCAATGTGCGTGAGCTGGAAAACCTGTTGCACCGTGCGCTGGCGATGTCGGGTGGTGAGTGGATTGACGCGCCCGATCTGGGCCTGCCCGAGTCCATGCTGGATGAGGTGGAGCCGCTGGATGCGGGTGATGCGCTGCCGCCGGCCTCAGCCTTGCGCGAAAAAGCAGCCGGCCTGCCCAGCTTGGCGCCCGGGGACATCCCGGCGGATCTGGCGGTTTATCTGGACGAGGTGGAGCGCGAAATCTTGCTGCGCGCGCTGGAGCGCCATCGTTTCAATCGCACCGCCGCGGGCGCCAGCCTGGGCCTGTCTTTGCGGCAAATCCGCTACCGCATGGCGCGGCTGGGCATCACCGAAGGCGAGGGCGGCTGA
- a CDS encoding sensor histidine kinase produces the protein MAGSRANWFGLAPSAQAGQEEGGGVSQFDEGDSGIGREEAGQAAPHELHGPGEDAAAVASGAGVAGPESRFFFQQARRLVNTGGSAFARLYRTFLGARAALGVVLVAVQLMAVLLGSAVVPLTLALCVLYAVQAMSLWLWPQLMRGASAQTMARVSSPQWWGSIGLDLLVFGGLHAFERAANVNYGALLVMPVLMAGVLTPRVLALATAAAATLWMLGVAAWSVLEGGDVGLRLTQAGLLGGGFFVFSLMASELASRLAKEERSARGSMEFARQQAQLNRLVIDEMQEGVMVVDRRGRVRAANPAARALLADGTMVRPAPFQLRGVPAWVPLVQAVEQAFAEGAWPEAGRDVDLRFDEQGLAQRGLRLRMRFTRRRESDTSEDLCVLFVEDTRLLQARLQQDKLAAMGRVSAGIAHEIRNPLAAIDQANALLAEDAQEAQEPRAQQLTRMVAANVQRLKRIVDDVLEVAPGAKSVAVPVDAALLVSETCLDWARTNQLPPGPSDPLSCTVPLQPLVIAFDPEHLRRVLVNLLDNAWRHAEPGPACVQVELALEPELDEVWDGQRELPRDSPRWARLRVFNCGVAIPPEVERHLFEPFFSTRSRSRGSGLGLYICRELCERYGASIDYHWRPGGAQAGNEFSLRLRLMPPARP, from the coding sequence ATGGCCGGGTCCAGGGCGAATTGGTTCGGCTTGGCGCCAAGTGCGCAAGCGGGCCAGGAGGAGGGCGGCGGCGTCTCGCAGTTCGACGAAGGTGATAGCGGTATCGGGAGGGAAGAGGCTGGGCAAGCTGCCCCCCATGAGCTTCATGGGCCTGGCGAGGATGCCGCTGCAGTGGCCTCGGGCGCTGGTGTGGCCGGCCCCGAGTCGCGCTTCTTTTTTCAGCAGGCGCGGCGCTTGGTCAATACCGGCGGCAGTGCGTTTGCGCGGCTTTACCGCACCTTTCTGGGCGCCCGGGCGGCCCTGGGTGTGGTGCTGGTGGCCGTGCAGCTGATGGCTGTTTTGCTGGGCAGCGCGGTTGTGCCCTTGACGCTGGCTTTGTGCGTGCTCTATGCCGTGCAAGCGATGAGTTTGTGGCTGTGGCCGCAGCTGATGCGCGGGGCTTCGGCGCAAACCATGGCGCGTGTCAGCAGCCCGCAGTGGTGGGGCAGCATCGGCCTGGACTTGCTGGTCTTCGGCGGCCTGCATGCGTTTGAGCGCGCCGCCAATGTCAATTACGGCGCCTTGCTGGTGATGCCGGTGCTGATGGCCGGCGTGCTCACGCCCCGGGTTTTGGCCCTGGCCACTGCCGCGGCGGCCACTTTGTGGATGTTGGGTGTGGCGGCCTGGTCGGTGCTGGAGGGCGGCGATGTGGGCCTGCGCCTGACCCAGGCTGGTCTGCTGGGTGGCGGCTTCTTCGTCTTCAGCTTGATGGCCAGTGAATTGGCCAGCCGCCTGGCCAAGGAAGAGCGCAGCGCGCGCGGCAGCATGGAGTTCGCGCGCCAGCAGGCGCAGCTCAATCGTTTGGTGATTGACGAGATGCAAGAAGGCGTGATGGTGGTGGACAGGCGCGGCCGGGTGCGCGCCGCCAATCCGGCTGCGCGGGCCTTGCTGGCGGATGGCACGATGGTTCGGCCAGCCCCTTTTCAGTTGCGCGGTGTGCCGGCCTGGGTGCCCTTGGTGCAGGCGGTGGAACAGGCCTTTGCCGAAGGGGCTTGGCCCGAGGCTGGGCGCGATGTGGATTTGCGTTTCGACGAGCAGGGCTTGGCACAGCGCGGCCTGCGCTTGCGAATGCGCTTCACCCGCCGGCGCGAGTCCGACACCAGCGAAGACCTGTGCGTGCTGTTTGTGGAAGACACGCGCTTGCTGCAGGCCCGCTTGCAGCAGGACAAGCTGGCGGCGATGGGCCGGGTGTCGGCCGGCATTGCGCATGAGATTCGTAACCCGCTCGCAGCCATCGATCAGGCCAATGCCTTGCTGGCAGAAGATGCGCAAGAAGCGCAGGAGCCGCGCGCCCAGCAGCTGACCCGCATGGTGGCGGCCAATGTGCAGCGGCTAAAACGCATTGTTGATGATGTGTTGGAGGTGGCGCCCGGCGCCAAGTCGGTGGCCGTGCCGGTGGACGCGGCGCTGCTGGTGAGTGAGACCTGCCTGGACTGGGCGCGCACCAATCAATTGCCGCCGGGGCCCTCTGACCCCTTGAGTTGCACCGTGCCCTTGCAGCCCTTGGTCATCGCCTTCGACCCCGAGCATCTGCGCCGCGTGCTGGTCAATCTGCTGGACAACGCCTGGCGCCATGCCGAGCCCGGGCCGGCCTGTGTGCAGGTCGAGCTGGCGCTGGAGCCCGAGCTTGATGAGGTCTGGGACGGCCAAAGAGAGTTGCCGCGGGACAGCCCGCGCTGGGCCCGCTTGCGCGTCTTCAACTGCGGCGTGGCGATTCCGCCGGAGGTGGAGCGGCATTTGTTTGAGCCATTCTTTTCCACCCGTAGCCGTAGCCGTGGCTCGGGTCTTGGCTTGTACATTTGCCGGGAGCTGTGCGAGCGCTACGGTGCCAGCATTGATTACCACTGGCGCCCGGGCGGCGCGCAAGCGGGCAATGAGTTCAGTTTGCGCCTACGCCTGATGCCGCCAGCGCGGCCCTGA
- a CDS encoding PP0621 family protein, whose product MKFFLILLLLGLVVFLLGMKHARPAQTKTPKPSAPGAPAESDVAPQTMLSCAHCGLHLPRDEALPGKGGVFCSAAHRAAFEAQQPPSGA is encoded by the coding sequence ATGAAATTCTTCCTGATTCTTTTGCTGCTGGGCCTGGTGGTCTTCTTGCTGGGCATGAAGCATGCACGCCCCGCGCAGACCAAGACGCCTAAGCCCAGTGCGCCCGGCGCGCCCGCCGAGTCTGATGTTGCGCCGCAGACCATGCTCAGTTGCGCCCATTGCGGCTTGCATTTGCCGCGCGACGAAGCTCTGCCGGGCAAGGGTGGCGTGTTCTGCTCGGCCGCGCATCGCGCTGCCTTCGAGGCGCAGCAGCCCCCGTCGGGCGCCTGA
- a CDS encoding cytochrome C assembly family protein, with protein MILSIASSGAANLLLAGASLLAVVAYGVVAGHSAKSVLPQVPTGLAQRLPGLLLLAWGLHLLALLLDFSGLGQAVPGTRFGFGPALSATVWLVLAVYMLESRFLPLPSVRRILALIAAAAVLVAWVFPGESRPHAGSPWAPLHWLLGLASYGLFGVAVLHAALLNRAERMMRTLNKPGLGGSSEPAAQPVMPLLRLERLTFQFVTAGVAALSAAILLGWWFTPHWRWDHKNLLAVLGWLVLTGLLTGRRVFGWRGRRATRWLYFGAMLLLLSYVGSRFVLEVLVQKPVAY; from the coding sequence ATGATTTTATCCATCGCATCTTCGGGGGCCGCCAATCTGCTGCTGGCGGGCGCCAGTTTGTTGGCGGTTGTGGCTTATGGCGTGGTGGCGGGCCATAGTGCCAAGTCGGTCTTGCCGCAGGTGCCCACGGGCCTGGCGCAGCGCTTGCCCGGCCTTTTGCTGCTGGCCTGGGGCTTGCATCTGCTGGCCTTGCTGCTGGATTTTTCGGGCTTGGGTCAGGCCGTGCCTGGCACCCGGTTCGGCTTTGGGCCGGCCCTGTCGGCAACGGTGTGGTTGGTGCTGGCGGTGTATATGTTGGAAAGCCGCTTCCTGCCTTTGCCGAGCGTGCGGCGCATCTTGGCCTTGATCGCTGCGGCAGCGGTGTTGGTCGCCTGGGTGTTCCCGGGTGAAAGCCGGCCGCATGCAGGTTCACCCTGGGCACCGCTGCATTGGTTGCTGGGTCTGGCCTCCTACGGCTTGTTTGGCGTGGCGGTCTTGCATGCCGCGTTGCTGAACCGGGCTGAGCGCATGATGCGCACCCTCAACAAGCCCGGCCTGGGCGGAAGCAGCGAGCCTGCAGCGCAGCCGGTGATGCCTTTGTTGCGGCTGGAACGGCTGACATTCCAGTTCGTGACTGCGGGCGTGGCGGCCTTGTCGGCAGCCATTTTGTTGGGCTGGTGGTTCACGCCGCATTGGCGTTGGGATCACAAGAATTTGTTGGCCGTGCTGGGTTGGCTGGTGCTAACGGGCTTGTTGACCGGGCGGCGCGTGTTTGGTTGGCGCGGGCGGCGCGCCACGCGTTGGCTTTACTTTGGCGCCATGCTCTTGCTGCTGTCCTATGTGGGCTCGCGCTTTGTGCTGGAAGTGCTGGTGCAAAAGCCAGTCGCCTACTGA
- the ffh gene encoding signal recognition particle protein, whose product MASNLTDRLSRLVKTMRGQARITESNVQEMLREVRMALLEADVALPVVRDFINRVKEKALGAEVVGSLNPGQVLVSIVQKELAATMGEGVADLNLAAQPPAVILMAGLQGAGKTTTTAKLAKHLIEKRKKKVLTVSADVYRPAAIEQLKTVTAQAGAEWFPSAPDQKPREIALAAIDYAKKHYFDVLLVDTAGRLAIDEALMAEIRDLHAILNPIETLFVVDAMQGQDAINTAKAFKEALPLTGIVLTKLDGDSRGGAALSVRQITGAPIKFAGVSEKIDGLEVFDAERHAGRVLGMGDIVALVEEVTKGVDVAAAQKLAEKLKSGSGFDLNDFLAQISQMKKMGGLAGLMDKLPTQMTAKAGPQDMDRAERDMKRMEGILNAMTAKERRQPNLLLDGKSKASRKRRIATGAGVQIQDVNRLLTQFDQMQGMMKKMSGGGMMKMMKKMGGMKGLKGMMPGM is encoded by the coding sequence ATGGCTTCCAATTTGACCGACCGCCTCAGTCGCCTCGTGAAAACGATGCGCGGCCAAGCCCGCATCACCGAGAGCAATGTCCAGGAGATGCTGCGCGAAGTGCGCATGGCCCTGCTGGAGGCCGACGTGGCCCTGCCCGTGGTGCGCGACTTCATTAATCGCGTCAAAGAAAAAGCCCTGGGTGCCGAAGTGGTGGGTTCGCTCAACCCCGGCCAGGTGCTGGTGTCCATCGTGCAAAAGGAACTCGCCGCCACCATGGGCGAGGGCGTGGCCGATCTCAACCTTGCCGCCCAGCCGCCCGCCGTCATCCTGATGGCCGGCCTGCAAGGCGCGGGTAAGACCACCACCACGGCCAAGCTGGCCAAGCACCTGATTGAAAAGCGCAAGAAAAAAGTGCTGACGGTCTCGGCCGACGTCTACCGCCCCGCCGCCATCGAACAGCTCAAAACGGTGACAGCCCAGGCCGGTGCCGAATGGTTCCCCTCGGCGCCGGATCAAAAGCCGCGCGAAATTGCGCTGGCCGCCATCGACTACGCCAAAAAGCATTACTTCGATGTGCTGCTGGTGGACACGGCCGGCCGCCTGGCGATTGACGAAGCGCTGATGGCCGAGATCCGCGATCTGCACGCCATCCTGAACCCGATCGAAACCCTGTTCGTGGTCGACGCCATGCAGGGTCAGGACGCGATCAACACGGCCAAAGCCTTCAAGGAAGCGCTGCCGCTGACCGGCATCGTGCTGACCAAACTGGACGGCGACTCACGCGGCGGCGCGGCGCTGTCGGTACGCCAGATCACCGGCGCGCCGATCAAGTTCGCCGGCGTGTCCGAGAAGATCGACGGCCTGGAAGTCTTCGACGCCGAACGCCACGCCGGCCGCGTGCTGGGCATGGGCGACATCGTGGCACTGGTCGAGGAAGTGACCAAGGGTGTCGACGTCGCTGCAGCACAAAAGCTGGCCGAGAAGCTCAAGAGCGGCAGCGGCTTTGATCTGAACGACTTCCTCGCGCAGATCTCGCAGATGAAGAAGATGGGCGGCCTGGCCGGCCTGATGGACAAGCTGCCCACGCAGATGACCGCCAAAGCCGGCCCGCAAGACATGGACCGCGCCGAGCGCGATATGAAGCGCATGGAAGGCATCTTGAACGCGATGACCGCCAAGGAACGCCGCCAACCCAATCTGCTGCTGGACGGCAAGAGCAAGGCCAGCCGCAAGCGCCGCATCGCCACCGGCGCCGGCGTGCAGATCCAGGACGTGAACCGCCTGCTGACTCAGTTCGATCAGATGCAGGGCATGATGAAGAAGATGAGCGGCGGCGGCATGATGAAGATGATGAAGAAGATGGGCGGTATGAAGGGGCTGAAGGGCATGATGCCCGGGATGTAA
- the ftsY gene encoding signal recognition particle-docking protein FtsY, which produces MFSFLKKKLFGEAPAPAPAPVAEVSPVAVNLPEPAAVPVPVLAPAVPALPEVSPEPVVVDATPEVEPEALPPVVQPPAPIESPVLVQSVAAPAPQSVPVPVPVPVPVPVPVPAPAPAPAPAPAPAPAEPRRSWIDKLRQGLRKTGSSIAQVFTGTQIDDELYEELEAALLMADAGVKATEFLLADLKRRVKESKATDPQAVRGLLVEALAELLKPLEKSLAVGLHTPTVMMVVGVNGAGKTTSIGKLTRHLAEADQKVLLAAADTFRAAAREQLSVWADRTQVQIISQEGGDPASVTFDAVNAGRARGCDVVIADTAGRLPTQLHLMEELKKIKRVITKAQADAPHEVLLVVDGNTGQNALSQVKSFDDALGLTGLIVTKLDGTAKGGVLAAIARERAIPVYFIGVGEKLEDLQTFNAREFAQALLE; this is translated from the coding sequence ATGTTTAGTTTCCTCAAGAAAAAATTGTTCGGCGAAGCGCCGGCGCCTGCTCCAGCTCCTGTGGCCGAAGTGTCGCCGGTCGCCGTGAACCTGCCTGAGCCGGCCGCTGTGCCGGTGCCTGTGCTCGCGCCTGCGGTCCCGGCATTGCCTGAAGTGAGTCCTGAGCCAGTCGTGGTGGATGCCACGCCTGAAGTTGAGCCTGAGGCTTTGCCGCCGGTCGTGCAGCCTCCGGCGCCCATCGAATCGCCTGTGCTTGTTCAGTCAGTCGCGGCACCAGCACCACAATCAGTGCCAGTGCCAGTGCCAGTGCCAGTGCCAGTGCCAGTGCCAGTGCCAGCTCCCGCTCCCGCACCTGCGCCTGCGCCTGCGCCTGCGCCTGCCGAACCGCGCCGCAGTTGGATCGATAAGCTGCGCCAAGGCCTGCGCAAGACCGGCTCCAGCATCGCTCAGGTCTTCACCGGCACGCAGATTGATGACGAGCTGTACGAAGAGCTGGAGGCGGCCTTGCTGATGGCCGATGCGGGCGTCAAGGCCACCGAGTTCTTGTTGGCCGACTTGAAGCGCCGGGTCAAAGAGTCGAAGGCGACGGATCCGCAAGCCGTGCGTGGTTTGTTGGTGGAGGCGCTGGCCGAACTGCTCAAGCCCTTGGAAAAATCCTTGGCGGTGGGCTTGCATACGCCCACGGTGATGATGGTGGTGGGCGTCAACGGCGCCGGCAAGACGACCAGCATCGGCAAGCTCACCAGGCATCTGGCCGAAGCCGATCAGAAGGTCTTGCTGGCGGCGGCCGATACCTTCCGCGCGGCGGCGCGCGAGCAGTTATCGGTTTGGGCCGACCGCACCCAGGTGCAGATCATCAGCCAAGAGGGCGGTGACCCGGCTTCGGTGACTTTTGATGCCGTCAATGCCGGCCGTGCACGCGGCTGCGATGTGGTGATTGCCGATACGGCCGGTCGCCTGCCGACTCAGCTGCATCTGATGGAAGAGCTGAAGAAGATCAAGCGCGTCATCACCAAAGCACAGGCCGACGCGCCGCACGAGGTCTTGCTGGTGGTGGATGGCAATACCGGGCAGAACGCACTCAGCCAGGTCAAGTCATTCGACGATGCGCTGGGCCTCACCGGCCTGATCGTTACCAAGCTCGACGGCACGGCCAAGGGCGGCGTGCTGGCGGCCATTGCGCGCGAGCGGGCCATCCCGGTCTACTTCATCGGCGTGGGTGAGAAGTTGGAAGACTTGCAGACCTTCAATGCGCGCGAGTTCGCGCAAGCGCTGCTGGAGTAA